ACAAATCCTAAAACCAAGTCAATCTCAGCCTTCTGTTAGTGACTTTCCTATTTGATAGCTAATGCTGGTAACTGGACTACCTACCAACCTATTTCAACTAATATGTTCCCTTCTATCTTTTGATTATCAGAACATTGCAACGAAGATAAAACATCAAGTACTAACCTGCGGTTTAATTTCTACAATGTTCGGGTCACTCTTGACAGAAACTGGCTCATTTGCAAGAACACTTTCTAGATGGTCTAGCAGCTCCTTAGCCTGACACGATCCGAAATCTGGATCTGCGTACTGGTAATTCCATTCTAGAGCACTTTCTTTGGTCTCAATATAGGAACCATCAGTTGTTTCCGTGTAAAGCTTCATTACTGGCTCCGCAATCTGTTTCCAATCAAAATCTGGCATGGATACACAAGTTTCCCAGTCTGCACCACGATTCAGCCTGCACCAAATAGATCAAAGTCGATTTCTAGAATCACCTCATCGGCTAATACTTGTACGAATCTAGAATATCCaagttgaacaaaaaaaaaaaggaatgtaCCTCACAAAATAACCATGTTCTGCAGCAATCCCGAGCTTTTCACAAGAAGAAAACCATTCAGAAAGTGTTTCCCTTCCCTTCCCACTGACGACGAAAATGACATTCTTAGGATCTCTACACAAATTGTTCAAGATTGCAATAGCCTCTGGATTATGAGTTGTACTTATTGAACCTGGAAGCATCATAGTACTGTCATAATCCAAAAGTATCGCTCGATTCTTGGCCCTTTTATATGCTGAAACAATATGTTCAACTGAAAGTCTCCGGAAATTTGGATCCACAGAAATTACACGAAAACCTAAACCAAATCCAATTCCCCAGCACCTCCTCCTCACATGATCCTGGCAAGCCCTTTCAAGATCCTGCAGAAAGCTACGAGCCCAATACGCAACATCATGTGTACTTACATATCTATGGTGCTTTTCATGTCGCATTTGCTTTTCCGGCTCAGGGACTCTTAAAGCATAATCCATAGCATCCGCCACAGCATCTATGTTCCACGGATTTACTCGAATAGCCCCACTCAATGATGGGGAGCATCCAATAAACTCCGAAACCACCAGCATGCTTTTTTTCGGGGGCAATGGGTGTAGCCCCATTGTCTGGTCCAACTTGTCATTTCCTTGCCTACATATAACATACTCGTACGGAATGAGATTCATCCCATCCCTTACTGCCGTAACAAGACAACATTCTGCAATAACGTAATATGCAATGCGCTCATATAAGTGGAGCGGGTGGTCAATCAAAACCACCGGATCATATCCCGATCTTCCAAATTTCTCATTGATTCTCCTCACCATGACTTTGGTTTCAGCTTGAACCTCCTGCACGTCCTTTCCACGTCCTCTTGCCGGATTTGCTATTTGAACCAAAACTACTTCACCTCTCTTATCCGGATGTTGTATGAGCAATTGTTCCATGGCCATAAGTTTCAAGCTTAGTCCCTTAAATATGTCCATGTCATCAACACCAAGGATAACGGTTTGCCCCCTAAAACGATCACATAGCTCCGCAACCTTGGATTCTGTCTCTGGAAGATTCAGCACAGACTGAAGCTGGCCAATGTGAATTCCGACAGGAAGAATTTTTATGCTGACATTCCGACCATAATATTCGAGCCCTATGTAGCCTCTTTTAGACTCATACGAAAGACCAAGCATTCTACTACAACAAGAAAGGAAATGCCTAGCATAATCAAAAGTATGAAAGCCTATAAGGTCAGCATTAAGAAGTGCTCTCAGAAGTTCATCCCTAACAGGAAGTGTTCGATATATTTCAGACGATGGAAATGGACTATGAAGGAAGAAACCAAGCTTCACCCTATTAAACCTCTTCCTCAAAAATGTTGGTAAAACCATCAAATGGTAGTCATGAACCCACACAAAATCATCATCAGGGTTGATTACTTCCATTACTTTGTCCGCAAATATCTTATTCACCGAAACATAAGCCTGCCAAAGGGACCTATTGAACCTTCCACCTAGATCCGGTGATAGCGGGAGCATGTAATGAAATAAAGGCCACAAGTGTTGCTTACAAAAACCATGGTAGAATTTACTAAAAAGTTCAGGAGGGATGAAAGCTGGTACGCATTTGAAAGTTTCGAGCAATGTTTGGGCTACATCATCTTGCTCAGTGGGATCAACCTCTTCTTTAAGACAACCAACATAGACAACTTCAACATCCTCACCAAGTCCATCTTTGAGTTGTAGGAGAAGTGAATCCTCATCCCAGCTAAAATGCCACTTCCATTTCCCCTCACTATCTAGGCTTCGATTAGCCCGAAGAGGAAGCTGATTCCCGACAATGATCATTCGCTCTTGTGGGATAGAAGAGGGAGCATCAGAGCCAGCACTGTTGCTGTTTTCATCATCCAACTCAGACAACACTCCAGCAACAGTAGCTACTCTAGGAAGTCTCTTCCTCTCACGACCAAAAGTTGGAACCTCGCCAGAAGCAAGATCTAAGAGGTTTGAATATGACCTTGAAACCATTATCACAACAAGCAATGATCTTCTGGTCTACTAAACCTTTATATAATGCTTGTTTTATCCAAATATTCAGAAAGAGTCCTACAAAAATTCATAATAAGAGAGAATCAGGACCCAAGACCATACAATTTAGTTTTGAGTGATGATTATTAACAACActcaaaaattcaaaattcaacATATACCTAAAAGACTCAGTTTAAGAGCTGAAGGAAAACCCAGAAAAAAGGTACTTAAATGAAGAGTGATATTACTGATCAGATCAAAGCCATAGAGGGAAATTACCTCCAatccctaaaaaaaaaaaaaaaaaaaagccaaaATTCTACTTAATATTAATACAGCAAGAAGATTAATGAAAATAGCTCGAAATGCATATGGGTATGAAGATACAAATTTTGAAGcaaggaaaaacagaaaaaaaatttACCTTTTTGAATTGGAGATGAGCAGATAAAGTAAGAAAGAAAGATTCTTCCTTTAGAAAAGGTTTTGCTTTGGTTGAATGGTAAAGGTGTTTTGGGTATTAGAATAGAAATGGGTTGGTTATCTTTGATTTGAAGAAGGCAATGGCGTTTTGATTCTCTGGTCGCAGAAAAATTGGTCACTCTGTCATTGTAAGTGATAGTGAGTGATGACATAAGAAACAGAGAACACACACACCTCAACTTCTTTTTTAACCATTTAAATTAGAGACTCACTCTTCTGACATGATAATATGCAATTAAGAGCGTGATGCTCACTTACCAAAGTTTTACTTAAAGGGAACAGAGTGGTTGAGACGCGCATACTGTTGGAGTTGGAGAAACTGAAACCTTTGCAGCTACAAGTTTTGTCTATATTTGTGCTTTCAGTTTCACCCACAACCATGGCcgttgtttttctttttgtttctaGACCAATATGTTATGGGCTCTGCTCTTTCTTGTCTATATTACCTCTTGCGTTTTATAACTCCGCTACAAGGAATAACATCTCTATTGAGACATACAAAGCAAAAAAGATCTTATCATCTCATCCGGACACTTTCATGTTCAagttatatatttattgtaATTGTTTACTGATTCCATCTCAAACTCAGCCTAACTCAGATATAGAGATTAGCTGTCTTCACTGaatcattttcaaacataaactatatTCATATCGTGAGATTTAAAATGTTACAAAAACGGTCAAGAATAATAATGACTTTAAAAAAAGTGATGATTTATCAATTTtggtaaaaaaatcaaattatcttttaaaaaattcaaacaatAACGAATGGATAATCTTCTCTCCAAACATAAAACTCAATTCACCATCTCCTATACACGGCCGGCCCTGGACCTAGATTATTGGGGCGCAGGCCCATGGCCCATAAATTCTAGGggtccaaaaataataattttagttcagtatgtttaaaaaaaatatataattataaaaaataagatAATAACCTACTTGATTACGCCGACTCTTCCCTTCCTTCGCTTCTCATTCGCGTCTGCTCTTCAAAGCCTTCTTCGCGTCGTCTTctcttttttccttcttttttctgttttgcTGCTGCTAGGAATCCTGACTTCCGTTTGCTTGTTCCTCTCCTTCTGTTTTGTGATTGCCGTCTGACTTCCGTTTGCGGCTTGCGGTCTTCCGATTGCGTTTTCTCCATCTGCTGGTTTGCTGCGATTTGTTTCTCTAGAAAGTAAAAGTGAATTAATAAAATTGCATAATGATTTTGCTGCTTTGTTTTGTTGTTCTATGATTTTGGTgctttaatttgatttgatttgatttgtgtTTTTAGATATGTTTGATATTTTagataaatttgatttttagataaatttgatttgttttttttttcatgattttgttgTTCTATAAAAATTTTGCTGCTTTGATTTATGTTTaagtttgatttgatttgattttttctATAATTTTGCTACTTTGATTTTGCATAATTTTGCTGCTTTAATTGTTTAGATAAATTTGatgtttttgataaatttaaTGTTACTGATATTGTTTctatttatttgatatttttgatAAATTTGATGTTACTGATGTTACTGATATTGTTTAAATATATTTGATGTTTTTGATAAACTTGATGTTACTGATGTTACTCTTGATAAATTTGATGTTATTGATATTGTTTATTTTATGTtactgatattttttttttaattatttgcaTACTTTATTTTGTAGGCAATTAAAGATGATATTCAATGGTTGGAAAAGAGTTAGAAAATGAAGAATATCAACATAGAGACCGTTCTTTAGTTGTTtagaacaattttaattttgtttagcATATTTTGAGAGTTGGTAggaggtgccaacctagttgggatgtccacCAATCTCTATTTCAACttctaaagaaattttacttttaGAATTTTGGTATTAAAGGGGTCCAATTTTATTTTCTCGCCCCGGACCTACAAAAGGTCAGGAACGGTCTTGCTCCTATATAAGGCATCAAAccataaaacaaaaacaaaatcatacttttattcttctctctcttctcaaaAATGGGTTAACAGTTTTGAAAATCATccatattatatatatccaaaactaAAAGCATAGAATTAATAACTAAAAAAAAACTGCTACTTAACTAGTTCAACCCAAATAGATTATTACAAACACATAAACTTATAAACGTAGAGTAAGATCAAGGTTTAGTGGTTCACTCTTCAGATCACCAACAAACAACGGAGAATCCGCgtcaagctgagtaaaagaAACACAAGAAGCGGAACTAAAAAACTAATGAGTAGTGTGGATTGGTTCCAACCAGCACTAGTGATCGAGAAACATCGCACTAGACATCGGTTCCATTGATAGATTCTGGTGAGCGGCGGCTCTTTCGCGCTTGTGATCGTTTTGGTGGTCGTCGAGAGCTTGGCAGGTGTAGAACTTTCGGGGACAGTAAAGACATAGGAAGAGACGAGAAGAGGAATTGGAAGACATTGAGTTGAGTTTTATGTCTCGAAGAAGATGGGTGCATTCATTATTAGTATTTTTTACTATCTTTGCTAATGGCTTGAACCTCAAGGTAGccgtttgcaaacttttaaactatattgtctatgtttgaaaatgacgCAAACCAcaagttttattttttgtacttttccctaaatttAAAGTTCAATCACTTTAAATTCCAAGTGAACATGATATATAATTGAAATCAAAGCTTAATACATGAtcaactccctgaacttgtccgtaatagtagattggctccctaaactttgtAACTGTCTCACCAGCTCATTCAACTttattatttcgtatcaccaactcTCTCAAGTTgttcataaaagtagattagctccttaAACTTTATAAGTGTTTTACCAACTCCcaaaacttgcttattccgtaacaactaaatacaaaaacctattaaacctgaattctaaaaatacaccttcatctattcgagagataattttttctcttctcatgcctttcaacctattataagagttagtgttgcagatTTGAAAGATCGAATGGATGGAGATTGAGAGTtattattatggtttttgtatttatttgttaccgaataagtaagtttaaggagttgacgagacacttataaagttcatgaagctaatctacttttatggacaagtttagggagttggtgatatGGAATAATCAAATTCAAGGAGCTGGTGAGATACttacaaagttcagggagtcaatctactattatggacaagttcaatgagctagtgatgtattaggccttaaatcaaatttatattaattaacatatataatcAGGTTTGAGTACCGGGTACTCAAAATATATACTTTTCCCTGTTCTTTTATGTCATGGATAATTTTTAATTCTTATTATTATCTCAGAGCTTTTTAAGATAGGGTTGTGCACCCACGAAATAtgtagggaaaattacaaaaataaaccttgtggttacacctgttttctaATAACACCcatgtagtttaaaagtttgcaaaatggtacattgaggttcattccgttagcaaacacataccaaattgactaacagtgttaaaagtcaaagggaaaaaagttaatttagtacttatatttatttattttataaattaaccctccttattatctaattatcacaaataaacctcaaaataaaaaataaaaatcaaatataccctCTTCTCTATCTctttctaatttcttattttttcttctttctttctctctctaaaacaaacCAAACCCTAAATAAACCCCACCTTACAACCTTTTCACCTGTATTGCATGCCCCCTTTCCTACATTTCCATCTCTATTAATAAGAAGCTCGTCATCTCAATCTTCCCCAGAAGAATGAATTACTTagagttttcttgtttttctttgattttgtGTTGGTTTCTGATTctgtgattttgattttgtgTTGGTTTCTGAttctttgattttgattttgtgtTTTAGGGATTTGATGATGAACGCTGTTGAATCCAATGCGAATATGTATAATAGcagcagcaacaacaacaacgcGCAAATCGGAATGGTGTATCGAGTAATGATTCCGGTGGAAAACCATACACAAACGTAGATGCAGACACTGATTCCGGGGTTATCTTATAATCATCATCTTCCTCCGCAGAGAAAATAGTCCAGAGAATTAATGAATCCGAATCTGAATCTGAATCCGAATCCGAATCATATACTTTCTTACCAGACTCAAAATCAAAATGAACAAGACTAGTACGGTTACGGCTACTTCTCCTTTCTCGTTTCTCGGCCATAATATATCTCTGTAGATCCACCAGCAACAATTGGACATCGACACTCTCGTTTCTCAACATGTAATTAATTAACCGAATCTGTTCATTTCTGTTAGTTTCTTCATCTCAATTTCTCGAAATTTTGGGTGATGAGTTACTGATTTTGTTAATTGATGTTAAAAATGGAGAAAGTGAGGATTGAATtagaagagaggaggaagaggCAAGTGAGGAGAATAATCGAGACAATCGAGGAAGGAATGATAAAGAGATTAAGAgcaaaagagagagaaattaattaCAATCCTAAATTATGATTCAAATTTTGGTTGCGaaagagagattttagagagagaaattaacaaagagtagagagagaagagaagaagaaaaataagaaattaaagtgaGATGGAAAAGAgagtatatttgatttttattttttattttggggtttgtttgtgataattagattataaggagggttaatttataaaataaataaatataaggactaaattaactcttttccctttgacttttaacaccgttagtcaatttgatatgtgtttgctaacggaatgaacctcaaggtatcattttgcaaacttttaaaccacatgagtgttgttcgaaaacaggtgtaaccacaaggtttatttttgtacttttcccaaatATGTATGTATTGCAACCTTTACCTAAATtccaattatttattattagtgATTATTCTTATGAGGTATttgattaaataaaattatggtAGGAAATCTTAGAGTATATAGTTAAATAAATATCGTATTAGTTACGTTATAAGTTTAATGGTATTGACACATCAGCAATACCATTTATATTGTATTTTTTGGTAAGTATATATAGCAGAACTATATTTCAAATTCCAATAAGATATTTTACTGCTCCTATGATGATTAAGTAGTCGAGGGACCCTTGATATTGTGTAGATTTAGCAGCACCGTAAAGCGTTCTTGGGAGGCGTcgttgggatcggtcgggggcactccgatgcctaagtcagtaaacttcttaagagaataaactgtaatgacaaagcAAAACTAAGAAGAGTGTGTAAGTATACCTCTGTTGTCATATTACAAAGGTATTTATACAAGTTTGAGTGATAACTGTAATAACCTTCTCTTTAATGTCCCTTTAATGAAGAGTAATGCTCAATGTAGTTTAACTCCATCATCTAACCTCCGAGTTTTGGCAGGTTCTGAGCTACCATTAATGCTAGTTAAATGATAGTGAGTTACGCCGTATAATCCTCTGCTTCTTCTAGAGGGGGATTGCCATATGAGGCGAATCCCCTTTTTGCCCCTCTTGGGCGGATCTTTGTAAGTATCCCTGGCACAACACCGTATTTCCAACTAAGGCGGATCATAAGTCTTTACGAGACGACATCGTATTCCTGTTATGTACTATGTGGCGGATCGTAAGAAGGAATGCTCAAGACGACACCGTATCTTTATCTGTACGCCATATATCTTGGAGGCGGGCCTTTTCTCCCTTTGAGCCCTCTTCGCTAGGGAATATCTCCAACTTAGTCCTTCATGTTTCATggcggatgttatcagaagcctccCCTAAACGGTCTTTTAAGTTCTTTAGGACTTCTCAGCTTCCTCGCATGTTATTAGCATTTATTGCACCTGATGGGCACCTTTATCTAGGCCAATGACGCTTTTACAGGTGGCAGTTCTCGACACGGATTTCGAAACTATTTAATCATTTCACCAAATAGAAAAGGCTTTCCTTTCAACTTCTTTCATCTTCATTTTTGCTCTCTACGATTTTCTTCAATTATCTACAGAAGTTTGATCTCTCTCTCTACCTTTCGATTTTTCATGTAACTTCATCTTTCTACTGTAATCTTTCCATTCTTTcctgagtttttttttattgaatgctTCTTTcatcttctacttcttcttccgAGAGAACTTCGAGTTTGAACTTAAACCCTTCCTTGGTGCCTTCTTCACTTCGTATTCCTATTACGACCATGAAGGCCCAAAACCTTACCTCTAGAGAAGAAGCAAGTTCTTCTGCTCCTAAAAAGAAACGGGCAAAATCCCCTAAAATGGAGGTGACCTCTTCTAGTTTTAGCTTTACCCTCCTGATAACTCTTCAATCTCTATATCCTTGGCTCCGAGCAGCTTCTTGCttgtgtaggaaaatagacaagcataggtgcagcggaataataaaattttatctatttaactatttctcttttccaagatttgttaattgttatttcatataaagagagatagaatgaaataccttttctgaagaactatctacagttgcaaacgaagtgcccacaactcttaatccgtgtatcacgaacaataaaagaaacaacacagaaaagaataactaatcagtaatcaacattaataatagcaatcgcaatgattgcctctaacagaatcgatacgagatcaaagagagagtaagaaagattgtaattagccgagacggttgCGGAACGATTCCTCTAGCCCATTCAATTtagtgttggccgaaatttgtagTTAGAGAGTCTATTTATatacttctcaaaaccctaaccctagctgtattagttaattaattaattagaatcttattcggaataggattactaattagataattaaataaatacttatcATTATCTAAAtgataactaattatatttagataatattactaataaaattagttatttaattactgttagggataattaattagagttataatcacattaaaacttctaattaatattatcagataatcctttaatttaattcataactataatctaattataattattaatcaaattaattatccctaattaatacactaaatttcggcccatgcaGTGTGTCCcgctaattacattttcgtcctttggttccaagtcccatatgcgacccattagattctttattgccactagccgtatatatcctttgaaattaattcatcctgattaattccaacatgtatataacggaataccgtcgcgagctgttactagcagaacctatgatattcccccaaagcaattaagaagtcaggttgataactgacgttaacctttcaacattaggtgcagtataatacgatccttcatcaactatatcatgttggtcaattccttataaccatggaacgtgtcaaggttacatatagcgaagagtctgttttacttgtacaggttgaattcactctgaaagataaatTAAGtgaaaatttctatttctactcttaactctatcaccttgcaaggattttcagttaattcaccacaagctgccatttggatatatctcccatttatcgggagtgacgaatgctcaatctgacattaactattctgcaattactttgtgtgatacccaaccctgctctcacacaccacaggctctcacctgttggattgtgctcgcacagaatcaaagtaccagactccataatccagaatcactaattaacaaatgtttgagtctaaggattggttatacctactaatacaaatgagatgaatagttgacacttttagataaattaatccatgctgttatctcaagtcgggtcccaatcctaatgaactccttcaccggatccatgtaactgtctaaatatctaaatatctaaagcttgtgagatcagctttctgtctcgacggaaaacattgttacatgcaagtctcaacagtaatatgtcaacccctataacatGTTACTTGACTTTggttgattttaagtctattggtctattataaagtatagtctcatttcatgcttgtatgaacactttataactacttaaataaacttaggattactttctttatgaaagatttgtgcctttatatatagttacattttaatgctatatatctgattaatcaaatgattaaataaacaatttattcattaatatttatatcctaaaacaattgtctttaggacactaaactccaacattctcccacttggactaaagccaattgtttctgaaaacattcccataagcgttcgcatgacgatcatgaaccttttggggtaaggaattcttttaaatggatctataagattgtgccttggtgggcactcttttaattctcacatctactcttgttgttatctctcgAAAGAGATGGTAACgactgaggtagtgtttggacgtattatgagactgcgggcccttagcaagagcaacatccctattgttaatctcattaacaatgtcaggtaccacgcctagttcattaatgaacttgcaTTCCAAACCTCCTTTTAGCTGCTTCCGAAGCTGCTACacacatacacacacacacacacacacacacacacacacacacacacacacacatatatatatatactctgatTTAATTTATGGCTCAGCTACGGTTTCCTGCTCGGAACTATTCCAATTAACCGTACCTCTTCgagaataaacttgtattctgCGAAAAcatctttatctgtttgatgacttatATATGAAAGTCTCTAACTTTCAATTTATCATATCCATATACtcgaaacatatctttagtcattttaagtacttaagaatgttcttgacaataatccagtgaccatcactcggattgacctataatcgactttgtcatgcttaaagcaaaaggtgatgttaggtctagtgcaaaacACGTTGAGCACTTTGTCAATGTATTCAGACTGGGAGGGGTCAAGTAGTCTTCTCAATCTATCTCCATAAATCTTAATCcttaagatgtaagctgcttctcctaagtctattatggagaattttatccgataaccaaaattttcaccaattgcagtatagctacgtcgttcccattagtagaatatcGTCGACATATAATACTAAATAAACAaccaagctcccactagtttacatgtaaaggctcaTACGAGCTCCCACTAGCTTATATGTATAGGTTTACAAGAGCCTTCTCATAAGTCATAGGTTTATCGTCTAACACGTGAACCTCTTCgtcgtctcccactagaaatccaaatttctttgggatttcatcggctcccactagaaatccaaatctctttgggatttgatgaactcgaccagacctatgagttagtaatgtcaccagtgtctcatcttgtgagacagattcgggttccaccattgcttccgctatttcagccaatccttcttcttgaacttcttcaagttcaatcacgctctctacttgtgtttctagaagaaactctttctctagaaatacagtgtgtttggatactattactttcgatcatccgaatgatagaagtaatatcctactgtTTCCTTCGGAATtccaatgaagaaatatttatcagatttaaggtctaacttaatctgatgctatgtatttaacatatgctgaacacccctaaattctcatgaaagagaaactaggtttcttttccaatgaacaattcaaatggaatagaacttggcggttttgtggatactcggttcaaGGTAAATAAGGCGGTTTCTAGGGCGTAGccttagaacatctttggaagagaggttgttctcatcatggatcgtactatatctaatagagtaCAATTTCTCCATTCAGATACATCGTGGCGTATACGGAGGAGTCCATTATGAGCGAATCCTATATtcaatttagataattcagaaaattcaTTAGAAATATATTCTCCACGGCGATCTAATCGAAGCACTATAATAttcctttttgtttttcttacttcattcttaaagcatttgaactttctcaaaagccTCTAactttgtgcttcatcaagcagATGAATTAATATCCGTtatgatcatcttatgaagTGAATGAACCTTTCTCTTGCTTGTGTTGACGTATgactacatacatctgaatgtactagTCTTAGAGTGTCTtacacattctcctttattgttaaagggtgtctttgtcatctttcctttAAACAAAACTTACATGTGCtcattgattcaaaatcaaccgagtctataagcccatcttaaTGTAGCTTAGACATGAGTTTCTTGCTTATATGGCCTAGGTGACATtcccacaagtaagttgaattatctatcttttaattctaaaagtaaaagcaccatcatg
The sequence above is drawn from the Euphorbia lathyris chromosome 6, ddEupLath1.1, whole genome shotgun sequence genome and encodes:
- the LOC136232647 gene encoding alpha,alpha-trehalose-phosphate synthase [UDP-forming] 5, whose protein sequence is MVSRSYSNLLDLASGEVPTFGRERKRLPRVATVAGVLSELDDENSNSAGSDAPSSIPQERMIIVGNQLPLRANRSLDSEGKWKWHFSWDEDSLLLQLKDGLGEDVEVVYVGCLKEEVDPTEQDDVAQTLLETFKCVPAFIPPELFSKFYHGFCKQHLWPLFHYMLPLSPDLGGRFNRSLWQAYVSVNKIFADKVMEVINPDDDFVWVHDYHLMVLPTFLRKRFNRVKLGFFLHSPFPSSEIYRTLPVRDELLRALLNADLIGFHTFDYARHFLSCCSRMLGLSYESKRGYIGLEYYGRNVSIKILPVGIHIGQLQSVLNLPETESKVAELCDRFRGQTVILGVDDMDIFKGLSLKLMAMEQLLIQHPDKRGEVVLVQIANPARGRGKDVQEVQAETKVMVRRINEKFGRSGYDPVVLIDHPLHLYERIAYYVIAECCLVTAVRDGMNLIPYEYVICRQGNDKLDQTMGLHPLPPKKSMLVVSEFIGCSPSLSGAIRVNPWNIDAVADAMDYALRVPEPEKQMRHEKHHRYVSTHDVAYWARSFLQDLERACQDHVRRRCWGIGFGLGFRVISVDPNFRRLSVEHIVSAYKRAKNRAILLDYDSTMMLPGSISTTHNPEAIAILNNLCRDPKNVIFVVSGKGRETLSEWFSSCEKLGIAAEHGYFVRLNRGADWETCVSMPDFDWKQIAEPVMKLYTETTDGSYIETKESALEWNYQYADPDFGSCQAKELLDHLESVLANEPVSVKSDPNIVEIKPQGVNKGLVAERLLEIMQEKQMLPDFVVCVGDDRSDEDMFEVIMTARSGPSLSPVAEVFPCTVGQKPSKAKYYLEDTCDILRMLQGLADASELADH